The following are from one region of the Microbacterium sp. cx-55 genome:
- a CDS encoding YbaB/EbfC family nucleoid-associated protein — translation MAEQSEEVQEALRRIQGQVDQSIRHAERMQELAAQIRTISTEVTSPGGELTVHVDVSGRLTNVVFTQDALALRPAQLTALLLDALEEGYRRTSAESVALAADTLGEQSPTVTKLRDNVDEYAPQIERPEDGLLR, via the coding sequence ATGGCGGAGCAGTCCGAGGAAGTCCAGGAAGCGCTTCGGCGTATTCAGGGCCAGGTCGATCAATCGATCAGGCACGCCGAACGGATGCAGGAGCTGGCGGCCCAGATCCGGACGATCTCGACCGAGGTGACGTCACCGGGAGGTGAGCTCACGGTGCACGTGGACGTGAGTGGCCGGCTCACGAACGTGGTGTTCACGCAGGACGCGTTGGCACTTCGTCCTGCCCAACTGACCGCCCTGCTGCTGGATGCGCTGGAAGAGGGCTACCGGCGCACGAGCGCGGAGAGTGTGGCGCTCGCCGCGGACACGCTGGGCGAACAGTCGCCGACCGTCACGAAGCTTCGTGACAACGTCGACGAGTACGCGCCGCAGATCGAGCGCCCCGAGGACGGACTGCTGCGATGA
- the sufU gene encoding Fe-S cluster assembly sulfur transfer protein SufU — translation MSGLDGLYQELILDHSKHPHGKDLAAEEGRTATSHQRNPICGDEVTLRVRLSDDGDTIRDVTWEGAGCSISQASASMLSVLVADAAEERGGMTHAEARELIAGFRDALRSRGTIELDEEVYADAAALSGVGKYTARVKCAMLAWVALEDGLIRA, via the coding sequence ATGAGCGGGCTCGACGGGCTGTACCAGGAGCTCATCCTCGACCACTCGAAGCACCCGCACGGCAAGGACCTTGCCGCCGAAGAGGGTCGTACCGCGACCTCGCATCAGCGCAACCCGATCTGCGGCGACGAGGTGACCCTCCGGGTGCGTCTCTCGGACGACGGAGACACCATCCGCGACGTCACCTGGGAGGGTGCGGGCTGCTCGATCTCGCAGGCATCCGCATCCATGCTGTCGGTGCTCGTCGCGGATGCGGCCGAAGAGCGCGGCGGGATGACGCACGCCGAAGCCCGCGAGTTGATCGCCGGCTTCCGCGACGCGCTGCGCTCGCGCGGCACGATCGAGCTCGACGAGGAGGTCTACGCGGATGCGGCGGCCCTCTCCGGAGTGGGCAAGTACACCGCGCGCGTCAAGTGCGCGATGCTCGCCTGGGTCGCCCTCGAGGACGGCCTCATCCGCGCCTGA
- a CDS encoding aminotransferase class V-fold PLP-dependent enzyme: MSTTEIPRLDAASLRADFPILDQLIGGERLVYLDSGATSQKPRSVIDAEVAFLTRANSAVHRGAHTLAAEATDLYEDARATVAGFVGAAPENLVWTSGATAALNLVAYSIGNATAGRGAPASAPLALHPGDEIVVTESEHHANLIPWQELAARTGTVLRHIPVHDDGTLDLDAAASVIGARTRVVAFTHVSNVLGIVNPVVELVALARAVGALTVLDACQSAPHLALDLPALGVDLAAFSGHKMLGPYGVGALYGRTEVLEALPTFLTGGSMVTTVTLDDAEFLPPPQKFEAGTQPVSQTIALAEAVRYLQNLGMDAVQSHEHTIERRMMAGLRGIPGVRLLGDAEGVSRVGLASFDVDGVHAHDVGQFLDARGIAVRVGHHCAKPLHARFGITASVRASASVFTTEDDVDALLEGVSGVRAYFGVGA; this comes from the coding sequence GTGAGTACCACCGAGATTCCGCGCCTGGATGCTGCGTCCCTGCGCGCCGACTTCCCGATCCTCGACCAGCTGATCGGCGGCGAGCGTCTCGTGTACCTCGACTCGGGAGCCACCAGCCAGAAACCCCGGTCCGTCATCGACGCCGAGGTCGCCTTCCTCACCCGCGCCAACTCGGCCGTGCACCGCGGTGCCCACACCCTGGCGGCCGAGGCGACCGACCTGTACGAGGACGCGCGCGCGACCGTCGCCGGTTTCGTCGGCGCCGCGCCGGAGAACCTCGTCTGGACGTCCGGGGCGACGGCCGCCCTGAACCTCGTCGCGTACTCGATCGGCAACGCGACCGCGGGTCGCGGAGCACCGGCGAGCGCACCGCTCGCGCTGCATCCGGGTGACGAGATCGTCGTCACCGAGAGCGAACATCACGCGAACCTGATCCCCTGGCAGGAGCTCGCCGCCCGCACCGGCACCGTGCTGCGGCACATCCCGGTGCACGACGACGGCACGCTCGACCTCGACGCCGCCGCATCCGTCATCGGTGCGCGCACCCGCGTCGTCGCGTTCACGCACGTGTCGAACGTGCTCGGCATCGTGAACCCGGTCGTCGAACTCGTGGCGCTCGCCCGCGCGGTCGGTGCGCTGACGGTTCTCGACGCGTGCCAGTCCGCCCCGCATCTCGCGCTCGACCTGCCCGCGCTCGGCGTGGATCTCGCGGCGTTCTCGGGCCACAAGATGCTCGGGCCGTACGGCGTGGGCGCCCTCTACGGGCGCACCGAGGTACTCGAGGCGCTCCCGACGTTCCTCACGGGCGGATCGATGGTCACGACCGTGACCCTCGACGACGCCGAGTTCCTGCCGCCGCCGCAGAAGTTCGAGGCCGGCACGCAGCCCGTGTCGCAGACGATCGCCCTCGCCGAAGCGGTGCGCTACCTGCAGAACCTCGGGATGGATGCGGTCCAGTCGCACGAGCACACCATCGAGCGCCGGATGATGGCGGGCCTGCGGGGCATCCCCGGCGTGCGCCTGCTCGGCGACGCCGAGGGCGTATCCCGCGTGGGTCTCGCATCATTCGACGTCGACGGAGTGCACGCGCACGACGTCGGGCAGTTCCTCGACGCCCGCGGCATCGCCGTCCGCGTCGGCCACCACTGCGCGAAGCCGCTGCACGCACGGTTCGGCATCACGGCATCGGTGCGGGCTTCCGCATCCGTCTTCACGACCGAAGACGACGTCGACGCACTGCTCGAGGGCGTGTCGGGCGTGCGCGCCTACTTCGGAGTCGGCGCATGA
- a CDS encoding APC family permease, producing the protein MSPLVTNESAEPAPETPIAKRLLIGDPLASGDADDHLLKKRMALPIFASDALSSVAYAPQELLMILLIGGMSFLAFSPWIAVAVVVLLIVVVLSYRQLIKAYPSGGGDYEVARTNLGEIPGVVVASALLVDYILTVAVSVSSGVDNIISAVPGLNPWRVELAVGFVILIILVNLRGVREASRAFALPTYIFIGSVAIMIVVGIVRWILGDTPVASSAQYDVQAESLTQAAVILLILRAFSSGCSALTGVEAVSNGVPAFRRPKVKNAQNTLVAMGAVAILLFSGLTLLALVSGVHYAENPCHLIGFDCANQPQPSLMAQVAGATFGVGSIPFFIIQAATACVLLLAANTAFNGFPLLGAVLARDGYAPKSLNTRGDRLVFSNGMIILGLGAILVLITSGANLTTLIQLYIIGVFVSFSLGQIGMVRHWRRALRNLKTLTPEALAQESAHFHRREIISGLIINSIGAGMTAAVLIIVTITKFTHGAWLVFLAIPVLSVLMIGVSRYYRDVEHEIHFDENTHFGASGDLAIVLVGRLQKPVAKALDYAVAARHEKTIGLHVAVTKESATEVQKDWQTHRMPVPLIILESPYRSYAAPITAFIQEYRAKHGSTVVTVYLPQYIVGHWWESFLHNRRARRIANQLMLVHGVTITLVPWLLDSSEVVYGRRSRPLLGQERAGEFRPDSTGTLTIIRSPAAAVDAVADGPVAPAPGGSGGSTPA; encoded by the coding sequence GTGTCCCCGCTCGTGACTAACGAGAGCGCGGAGCCCGCGCCGGAAACCCCGATAGCGAAACGCCTGCTGATCGGGGACCCTCTGGCATCGGGCGATGCGGACGACCATTTGCTGAAAAAGCGCATGGCGTTGCCGATTTTCGCGTCCGATGCGCTGTCGTCGGTGGCGTACGCGCCGCAGGAGCTCCTCATGATCCTGCTGATCGGCGGGATGTCGTTCCTCGCGTTCAGCCCGTGGATCGCGGTGGCGGTCGTGGTGCTGCTGATCGTGGTCGTGCTGTCGTACCGGCAGCTCATCAAGGCGTATCCCTCGGGCGGTGGCGACTACGAGGTCGCGCGCACGAACCTCGGCGAGATCCCCGGTGTCGTCGTCGCGTCGGCGCTGCTGGTCGACTACATCCTGACGGTCGCGGTGTCGGTCTCGTCCGGCGTCGACAACATCATCTCGGCCGTGCCCGGCCTGAACCCGTGGCGCGTCGAGCTCGCCGTCGGCTTCGTCATCCTGATCATCCTGGTGAACCTCCGCGGCGTCCGCGAGGCGTCGCGCGCCTTCGCGCTCCCGACGTATATCTTCATCGGCTCGGTCGCGATCATGATCGTGGTCGGCATCGTGCGCTGGATACTCGGCGACACCCCGGTCGCCTCAAGCGCGCAGTACGACGTACAGGCCGAGAGCCTGACCCAGGCCGCCGTGATCCTGCTCATCCTCCGCGCCTTCTCCAGCGGCTGCTCCGCCCTCACCGGCGTCGAAGCGGTCTCGAACGGGGTGCCCGCGTTCCGTCGCCCGAAGGTGAAGAACGCCCAGAACACCCTCGTCGCGATGGGCGCCGTCGCCATCCTGCTGTTCTCCGGACTGACCCTGCTCGCGCTCGTCTCGGGCGTGCACTACGCCGAGAACCCCTGCCATCTGATCGGCTTCGACTGCGCGAACCAGCCCCAACCGAGCCTCATGGCCCAGGTCGCGGGGGCGACGTTCGGGGTCGGGTCGATTCCGTTCTTCATCATCCAGGCCGCCACGGCCTGCGTGCTCCTGCTCGCGGCGAACACCGCGTTCAACGGGTTCCCGCTGCTCGGCGCGGTCCTCGCCCGCGACGGATACGCGCCGAAGTCGCTGAACACGCGCGGCGACCGCCTGGTGTTCTCCAACGGCATGATCATCCTGGGACTCGGCGCGATCCTGGTTCTGATCACGTCGGGGGCGAACCTCACGACCCTGATCCAGCTCTACATCATCGGCGTCTTCGTGTCGTTCTCGCTCGGTCAGATCGGGATGGTGCGGCACTGGCGGCGAGCGCTTCGAAACCTGAAGACCCTGACCCCGGAAGCCCTCGCGCAGGAATCCGCCCACTTCCACCGGCGCGAGATCATTTCGGGCCTCATCATCAACTCGATCGGCGCCGGCATGACCGCGGCCGTGCTGATCATCGTGACCATCACCAAGTTCACGCACGGCGCGTGGCTCGTGTTCCTCGCGATTCCGGTGCTGTCGGTGCTGATGATCGGCGTGAGCCGCTACTACCGCGACGTCGAGCACGAGATCCACTTCGATGAGAACACGCACTTCGGCGCCAGTGGCGACCTCGCGATCGTTCTCGTCGGTCGCCTGCAGAAGCCGGTCGCCAAAGCGCTGGACTACGCGGTCGCCGCGCGCCACGAGAAGACCATCGGCCTGCACGTCGCGGTCACGAAGGAGTCCGCGACCGAGGTGCAGAAGGACTGGCAGACGCACCGGATGCCGGTGCCGCTCATCATCCTGGAGTCGCCGTACCGCAGCTACGCGGCGCCGATCACCGCGTTCATCCAGGAGTACCGCGCCAAGCACGGGTCGACGGTCGTGACCGTGTACCTGCCGCAGTACATCGTCGGCCACTGGTGGGAGTCGTTCCTGCACAACCGCCGCGCCCGCCGCATCGCGAACCAGCTGATGCTGGTGCACGGCGTGACGATCACGCTCGTCCCGTGGCTGCTCGATTCGTCGGAGGTCGTCTACGGACGCCGCTCCCGGCCGCTGCTCGGACAGGAGCGCGCGGGCGAGTTCCGCCCCGACTCCACCGGAACGCTCACGATCATCCGTTCCCCCGCGGCCGCCGTCGATGCGGTGGCCGACGGTCCGGTCGCGCCCGCGCCGGGTGGCTCGGGTGGCTCGACGCCCGCGTGA
- a CDS encoding PadR family transcriptional regulator yields MNGSFDNLFGSGSHAFGGGRPVEGIMQAMDQLRSAFEQRTAAPRMQRGDVRAAVLSLLAEQPMHGYQIIREIGERSGGTWKPSAGSVYPTLQLLADEALITADESNGRKTYSLTEAGRLEAEAATESPAPWETSSSRDSSGRLTALPKAGVELAQAAAQVGRSGNAEQVQQAVDVLDDARRKLYAILAQD; encoded by the coding sequence ATGAACGGTTCTTTCGACAATCTGTTCGGCAGCGGTTCCCACGCCTTCGGCGGGGGGCGACCGGTAGAGGGCATCATGCAGGCCATGGATCAGTTGCGCTCCGCGTTCGAGCAGCGCACCGCCGCGCCGCGTATGCAGCGCGGTGACGTTCGCGCCGCCGTCCTCTCGCTGCTCGCCGAGCAGCCGATGCACGGCTACCAGATCATCCGCGAGATCGGCGAGCGCAGCGGCGGCACCTGGAAGCCCAGCGCCGGCTCCGTCTACCCGACCCTGCAGCTCCTCGCCGACGAGGCCCTGATCACGGCCGACGAGTCGAACGGTCGCAAGACCTACTCGCTCACCGAGGCGGGCCGCCTCGAAGCCGAAGCCGCGACCGAGAGCCCCGCCCCGTGGGAGACCTCGAGCAGCCGTGACAGCAGCGGTCGCCTGACGGCGCTTCCGAAGGCGGGCGTCGAGCTCGCCCAGGCCGCCGCGCAGGTGGGCCGCTCGGGCAATGCCGAGCAGGTGCAGCAGGCCGTCGATGTGCTGGATGACGCGCGCCGCAAGCTGTACGCCATCCTCGCCCAGGACTGA
- a CDS encoding DUF4259 domain-containing protein: MGAWSGEPFGNDAAADWASELDSLTDWGAVRAALTAAAGVPDLDADAASCAIAAAETVAHGIGKPTQNDAYTDSVHSFVERAGRPDDMLVALAISGLAAATSAGSELTELWEEDDPEEWRTANEALRDALERA, translated from the coding sequence GTGGGCGCATGGAGTGGGGAACCGTTCGGGAACGACGCGGCGGCCGATTGGGCGAGTGAGCTCGATTCGCTGACCGACTGGGGCGCGGTGCGCGCGGCGCTGACGGCCGCGGCTGGCGTGCCCGATCTGGACGCGGATGCCGCGAGCTGCGCGATCGCCGCCGCCGAGACCGTCGCGCACGGGATCGGGAAGCCGACCCAGAACGACGCGTACACCGATTCGGTGCACAGTTTCGTGGAGCGGGCCGGTCGCCCCGACGACATGCTCGTCGCGCTGGCCATCAGCGGACTCGCCGCGGCGACCTCGGCGGGCAGCGAACTCACCGAACTGTGGGAAGAGGACGACCCCGAGGAGTGGCGCACCGCGAACGAGGCACTCCGCGACGCGCTCGAGCGCGCCTGA
- a CDS encoding ABC1 kinase family protein: protein MPYAGDSRARYRRILRFAARHLVQTWWFELFLPRIGLGRIGARNREVRLQRTARRFHALAVELGGLMIKVGQFMSSRLDVLPPAITRELEGLQDEVPAVPFAEIRALAEAELGAPLDRVFAEIDPVPVAAASLGQAHRARLASPAADDIGFDAVVMKVQRPGIDEIVDVDLAALRKVGGWLSRVRLISDRVDMPQLVEEFALTSLEEIDYLHEAANAERFAANFAGDARVSTPEIVWERTSRRVLTLADVTAIKITDVDALRAAGIEPHDVATRFAAVMFDQLFAHGYFHADPHPGNIFVTPVGTDADGATDWRLTFIDFGMMGEVSSSIRTGLRQALIAVAARDGKRLVEAIQEVGVLLPSADTAELERAMTQLFARFGGMGFAELRDVDPREFRDFAVEFGDVVRSLPFQLPENFLLIVRAMSLVSGVCSSLEPSFNLWDSVEPYAGQLVRDEGRHLVRGFAQEAVAVVGTAWRLPQRIDGFLDRAEVGGVKIDTPRLDRRVASLERLARRILSAVLFAGLLIAGALLRVEDAVFGTVLMSVSALPLLHALLSGLLDRPGSPRR, encoded by the coding sequence ATGCCCTACGCCGGCGACTCTCGCGCGCGCTATCGCCGCATCCTGCGCTTCGCCGCGCGCCACCTCGTGCAGACCTGGTGGTTCGAGCTGTTCCTCCCCCGCATCGGGCTGGGGAGGATCGGCGCGCGCAACCGCGAAGTGCGCCTGCAGCGCACCGCGCGCAGGTTCCACGCGCTCGCCGTCGAGCTCGGCGGTTTGATGATCAAAGTCGGACAGTTCATGTCGTCGCGCCTCGACGTGCTCCCGCCCGCGATCACCCGCGAGCTCGAGGGTCTGCAAGACGAGGTGCCGGCCGTCCCGTTCGCCGAGATCCGCGCGCTCGCGGAAGCCGAGCTCGGCGCCCCCCTCGACCGCGTCTTCGCCGAGATCGACCCGGTCCCCGTCGCCGCGGCGTCTCTCGGCCAGGCGCACCGCGCGCGGCTGGCCTCTCCCGCGGCCGACGACATCGGCTTCGACGCCGTCGTCATGAAGGTGCAGCGCCCGGGCATCGACGAGATCGTCGACGTCGACCTCGCCGCCCTCCGGAAGGTCGGCGGGTGGCTGAGCCGCGTGCGCCTCATCTCCGACCGCGTCGACATGCCGCAGCTCGTCGAAGAGTTCGCGCTCACGAGTCTCGAGGAGATCGACTACCTCCACGAAGCCGCCAACGCCGAGCGCTTCGCCGCGAACTTCGCCGGCGACGCGCGCGTCTCGACACCCGAGATCGTCTGGGAACGCACCTCGCGTCGCGTGCTGACCCTCGCCGATGTCACCGCCATCAAGATCACGGATGTGGACGCACTCCGCGCCGCCGGCATCGAACCGCACGATGTCGCCACCCGGTTCGCCGCGGTCATGTTCGACCAGCTGTTCGCCCACGGCTACTTCCACGCCGACCCGCATCCGGGGAACATCTTCGTCACCCCGGTCGGCACGGATGCGGACGGCGCCACGGACTGGCGACTCACCTTCATCGACTTCGGCATGATGGGCGAGGTCTCGAGCAGCATCCGCACCGGGCTCCGTCAGGCACTGATCGCCGTCGCCGCCCGCGATGGCAAGCGGCTCGTCGAGGCGATCCAAGAGGTCGGCGTGCTGCTCCCCTCGGCCGACACCGCCGAACTCGAACGGGCCATGACGCAACTGTTCGCACGCTTCGGCGGGATGGGGTTCGCCGAGCTCCGTGACGTCGACCCGCGGGAGTTCCGCGACTTCGCCGTCGAGTTCGGTGATGTCGTGCGATCGCTGCCGTTCCAGCTGCCGGAGAACTTCCTCCTCATCGTGCGGGCCATGTCGCTCGTCTCGGGCGTCTGCAGTTCGCTCGAGCCCTCCTTCAACCTGTGGGACTCGGTCGAGCCGTATGCCGGCCAGCTGGTCCGCGACGAGGGCCGCCACCTCGTCCGCGGCTTCGCGCAGGAGGCCGTCGCCGTCGTCGGCACCGCATGGCGGCTGCCGCAACGGATCGACGGGTTCCTCGACCGCGCCGAGGTGGGCGGCGTGAAGATCGACACCCCGCGGCTCGACCGGCGAGTGGCCTCACTCGAGCGCCTGGCCCGCCGCATCCTCTCCGCCGTGCTGTTCGCCGGGCTCCTCATCGCCGGAGCGCTGCTCCGCGTCGAAGATGCCGTCTTCGGCACGGTCCTGATGAGCGTGTCGGCCCTCCCGCTCCTGCACGCCCTGCTCTCCGGGCTCCTCGACCGCCCCGGATCACCGCGTCGCTGA
- a CDS encoding Pr6Pr family membrane protein, translating to MLLHDRRLALVFRLAAILVVCWGIGSVSGLFAGRPSGVQFLYYTVLSNLLVLVWFVLLVVRTIRDLRASGARGWSTPSPRFAAAVMFAITVTMLVYLIVLVPEAFTQNTGYQPFTPTDNVVHIFTPAFTIVDWLLFTPKGRVRPTDPLRWTLLPLGYVALAFGYGALGGVFGGGTRYPYPFMDLDRNGPGGVALWLVGLYVALQLVAYVFFAIDRMLGALAQRRSATR from the coding sequence ATGCTCCTGCACGATCGCCGGCTCGCCCTCGTCTTCCGTCTCGCGGCCATTCTCGTGGTCTGCTGGGGCATCGGTTCCGTCAGCGGATTGTTTGCGGGACGCCCGAGCGGCGTGCAGTTCTTGTACTACACGGTGCTGAGCAACCTGCTGGTTCTGGTGTGGTTCGTGCTGCTGGTCGTTCGCACCATCCGGGACCTCCGCGCGAGCGGCGCACGCGGATGGTCGACGCCATCACCGCGGTTCGCGGCGGCCGTGATGTTCGCGATCACCGTCACGATGCTGGTCTACCTGATCGTGCTCGTGCCCGAGGCGTTCACCCAGAACACGGGGTACCAGCCGTTCACGCCGACCGACAATGTCGTGCACATCTTCACGCCCGCCTTCACAATCGTGGACTGGCTGCTGTTCACCCCGAAGGGCCGTGTCCGCCCCACTGACCCGCTGCGCTGGACGCTCCTTCCGCTCGGGTACGTGGCCCTCGCGTTCGGGTACGGCGCGCTGGGCGGAGTGTTCGGCGGCGGCACGCGTTACCCGTACCCGTTCATGGATCTCGATCGGAACGGGCCGGGCGGTGTCGCGCTGTGGCTCGTCGGGTTGTACGTCGCGCTGCAGCTCGTCGCGTACGTGTTCTTCGCGATCGACCGGATGCTGGGCGCCCTCGCGCAGCGCCGCTCAGCGACGCGGTGA